In one Steroidobacteraceae bacterium genomic region, the following are encoded:
- the flgK gene encoding flagellar hook-associated protein FlgK: MPDILRTGLSGLLAFQRALDTTSHNIANANTPGYSRQRVEFATRPAFPAGNGFIGAGVEVSTVRRLTSEYLVQQARTSGTDLSELDTLAARAEQLSNLLGDSSSGLSAAIQRFTNATRELAAQPTSEAARAAMLGEAASMIDRLKSFDRRIEDLDRSSGVTINADVNEINTLARSIATLNSKIVSSGAQAGQPPNDLLDERDRKLDELAKHIAISTVVQDGNSVSVFIANGQPLVLNTSVNEMVVTADNFDPSRSRLSMGATDVDITDFVEGGSLGGMLEFQQGMLDDVRTELGRVAFTITQSVNSVQQRGLDLDGNLGQSLFNISSARALSGSANAGTASVTVDRVDIGQLEASDFRLEFDGSSWSLRRWPDGTTTPLTGSGTAADPLLGAGLSMLVSGAPVAGDQFLVRPYDGVISQLGVGLSSGRQLAAASALRADSGPGNSGAATAGVPSVTDPANPALLTDVAIAFIDGTSYSINGSGSFAYTPGQPIQVNGWTLEINGAPIAGDSFTVRRNAGAVGDNSNAALMASSIDEPVLNGGRISAVGAIDSFVSRLASDTRRYQAAHDAQQLLFDEDMGARDAVSGVNLDEEAANMLRMQQAYQAAAQVIRVADTLFESLLAATRR, encoded by the coding sequence GTGCCGGATATTCTCAGAACTGGTCTTTCCGGCTTGCTGGCATTCCAGCGGGCCCTGGATACGACGAGCCATAACATCGCCAATGCGAACACTCCCGGCTATTCGCGCCAGCGGGTGGAATTCGCAACCCGCCCCGCATTCCCAGCCGGAAACGGTTTTATCGGTGCCGGGGTTGAGGTGAGTACCGTGCGCCGCTTGACCAGTGAATATCTGGTGCAGCAAGCCCGGACATCGGGAACCGACCTCAGCGAACTTGATACGTTGGCGGCACGCGCCGAGCAGTTGAGCAATCTGCTGGGCGACTCGAGCTCCGGGCTGTCTGCTGCCATCCAGCGATTCACGAACGCGACGCGGGAACTTGCGGCGCAACCAACATCTGAGGCCGCGCGCGCTGCGATGTTGGGCGAAGCTGCATCGATGATCGACCGCTTGAAGAGTTTCGACCGGCGAATCGAAGACCTGGACCGGAGCTCTGGTGTAACCATCAACGCTGACGTCAACGAAATCAATACTCTTGCGCGCAGTATCGCAACGCTGAATTCGAAGATTGTTTCCTCCGGCGCCCAGGCCGGGCAGCCGCCGAACGACTTGCTAGACGAACGGGACCGAAAACTGGACGAACTGGCAAAGCATATTGCCATCAGTACGGTGGTCCAGGACGGCAATAGTGTCAGTGTTTTCATCGCCAATGGTCAGCCACTGGTGCTAAATACCTCGGTCAATGAAATGGTTGTCACGGCGGACAACTTCGACCCATCGCGAAGCCGCCTTAGTATGGGTGCCACTGACGTTGATATCACCGACTTTGTAGAAGGTGGTTCTCTGGGCGGCATGCTTGAGTTTCAACAGGGCATGCTGGACGACGTACGAACCGAACTGGGACGCGTGGCTTTTACGATCACACAGTCGGTCAATTCCGTACAGCAACGCGGTCTCGATCTTGACGGTAATCTGGGTCAATCGCTCTTCAACATCAGCTCGGCCAGAGCGCTGTCAGGGTCCGCCAACGCCGGCACTGCGAGCGTGACCGTCGATCGGGTTGATATCGGTCAGTTGGAGGCCAGTGATTTCCGTCTCGAATTCGACGGTAGCAGCTGGTCGTTGCGCCGATGGCCGGATGGTACCACTACGCCCCTGACTGGCAGCGGAACGGCTGCGGATCCGCTGCTGGGTGCGGGACTGTCAATGCTCGTGAGCGGCGCTCCGGTTGCAGGCGATCAGTTTCTCGTCAGGCCCTATGATGGGGTCATTTCGCAGCTAGGCGTGGGATTGTCGAGCGGCAGGCAACTCGCAGCCGCATCCGCGTTGCGGGCGGATTCGGGACCCGGTAACAGTGGCGCCGCCACGGCCGGCGTTCCGTCGGTGACGGATCCGGCCAATCCGGCATTGCTTACGGATGTCGCCATTGCTTTCATTGACGGCACGAGCTACTCCATCAACGGATCGGGCAGTTTTGCATACACGCCAGGGCAACCCATTCAGGTCAACGGTTGGACGCTCGAGATCAATGGCGCCCCCATAGCGGGGGACAGTTTCACAGTTCGCCGCAACGCAGGTGCGGTCGGCGACAACAGTAACGCGGCCCTGATGGCAAGCAGTATCGACGAGCCGGTACTGAACGGCGGGAGGATATCCGCTGTTGGTGCAATCGACAGTTTCGTCAGTCGCTTGGCTTCGGACACTCGACGATACCAGGCCGCGCACGATGCACAGCAGCTGCTCTTCGATGAAGACATGGGGGCACGCGATGCGGTTTCCGGCGTCAATCTCGATGAAGAAGCCGCCAACATGCTGCGCATGCAACAAGCTTATCAGGCGGCTGCGCAGGTCATCCGGGTTGCCGATACGTTGTTCGAATCGCTACTGGCGGCGACGAGGAGATAG
- the flgL gene encoding flagellar hook-associated protein FlgL — translation MRISTRAFHESAIEAMNRQQARLAQTQNQIATGLRFSSPADDPVAAVQAAGIERELSAQDQYRRNANLVSIRLSYEEAALADIGSLVQRARELAVQGNNSVLDSRSRQMLATEIRGIRNELMAVANRRDPAGEYLFAGLASLTQPFADVNGSVIYSGADSSRTVQISAERSVSDGHSGARVFEQIPAGNGNFSVSAAPTNNGTGYASAGAVIDPATWTGSDYQIDFVAADSWQVSDAAGTIVASGSYTPGSAIGFDGAEIEINGQPAAGDSFEIAGAGSVSAFVALDDLATALEDPLPDSAALARATTAITRSIAQLDELVDNTLTVRAEVGVRLSAAQLAEDSQAQRGVDLEQGLSRIRDLDYAAAVSHMNQQLLTLQAAQQSYTRMTQLSLFNYL, via the coding sequence GTGCGTATTTCCACCCGGGCATTCCACGAGTCCGCAATCGAGGCCATGAATCGCCAACAGGCCCGTCTGGCACAGACCCAGAATCAAATCGCAACAGGATTGCGATTCTCCTCGCCTGCGGACGATCCCGTTGCGGCCGTACAGGCGGCGGGCATCGAACGCGAACTGTCGGCTCAGGACCAGTATCGGCGCAACGCCAATCTGGTCAGTATCCGGCTTAGCTACGAAGAGGCAGCGCTCGCGGATATCGGCAGTCTTGTGCAGCGCGCCCGCGAGCTTGCCGTTCAGGGCAACAACTCGGTCCTCGATTCCCGCTCCAGGCAGATGCTTGCCACCGAAATTCGAGGCATCCGCAACGAACTGATGGCCGTCGCCAATCGCAGAGATCCTGCCGGAGAATATCTATTTGCGGGGCTGGCGTCGTTGACGCAACCATTTGCCGATGTCAACGGTTCGGTCATCTATAGTGGCGCCGACTCATCGCGCACCGTTCAAATTTCTGCCGAACGCTCCGTGTCAGATGGACATAGCGGCGCTCGCGTTTTCGAGCAGATCCCTGCCGGCAATGGCAACTTCTCAGTCAGTGCGGCGCCGACGAACAACGGCACTGGCTACGCCAGCGCGGGTGCGGTGATCGACCCGGCAACATGGACGGGAAGCGATTATCAAATCGATTTTGTCGCGGCCGATTCGTGGCAGGTAAGTGATGCAGCCGGTACGATCGTAGCGAGCGGCTCCTACACTCCCGGCTCGGCGATAGGCTTCGATGGAGCCGAGATCGAGATCAACGGACAGCCGGCAGCCGGCGACAGTTTCGAGATCGCCGGTGCAGGATCGGTCAGCGCATTTGTCGCCCTGGACGATCTCGCGACAGCGCTCGAGGATCCATTGCCGGATTCGGCTGCGCTGGCCCGCGCGACAACGGCTATTACCCGCTCAATTGCCCAGCTCGACGAACTTGTAGACAACACATTGACAGTTCGAGCAGAAGTCGGTGTTCGACTTTCCGCGGCCCAGCTTGCGGAAGACTCCCAGGCGCAGCGGGGCGTCGATCTGGAGCAAGGCCTGTCCCGGATAAGGGACCTGGACTATGCGGCAGCGGTAAGCCACATGAATCAGCAATTACTTACGCTGCAGGCCGCACAGCAGTCCTATACGCGAATGACACAGTTATCGCTTTTCAACTATCTCTGA
- a CDS encoding flagellin: MPQVINTNVMSLNAQRNLTMSGSQLATALQRLSSGLRINSAKDDAAGLAISERFSTQIRGLNQAVRNSSDGISLAQTAEGALQEITNNLQRIRELAVQSRNATNSASDRAALDAEAQQLSKEIQRVADQTSFNGVKLLDGTFATQVFQVGANAGETIAVSASVNANVASLGTRDEATVSGAAATAFDDLAAGDVTINGVDLAAISGDTTDAERAQSLLAAINDVSNQTGVIGYLNTAGTGIDLVGTGDIDIALSGAATTANTGLTAATTNAAAVTGFATLALTSQQGADTAIKAMDAALNDVNTGRAELGAIQNRFTSVIANLNTAVENLSASRSRILDADFAAETAALTRAQILQQAGTAILAQANAVPQNVLTLLR; this comes from the coding sequence ATGCCCCAAGTCATCAACACTAACGTGATGTCGTTGAATGCCCAGCGCAATCTGACGATGTCCGGTAGCCAGCTCGCAACGGCGTTGCAGCGGTTGTCATCGGGTTTGCGCATCAACAGCGCAAAAGACGATGCCGCCGGTCTCGCCATTTCCGAGCGGTTCAGCACCCAGATCCGCGGCCTGAATCAGGCCGTGCGAAACTCCAGCGACGGTATCTCCCTTGCCCAGACGGCGGAAGGTGCCTTGCAGGAAATCACCAACAACCTGCAGCGCATTCGTGAACTGGCCGTGCAGTCGCGTAACGCTACCAATAGCGCGTCGGATCGCGCAGCTCTGGATGCGGAAGCCCAGCAGCTGTCGAAAGAAATCCAGCGCGTTGCCGACCAGACTTCGTTCAACGGCGTCAAGCTGCTGGACGGTACGTTTGCCACGCAGGTGTTTCAGGTCGGCGCGAATGCCGGCGAAACAATCGCAGTGTCCGCGTCGGTCAACGCCAATGTGGCCTCGCTCGGCACGCGCGATGAAGCGACCGTCTCAGGCGCTGCTGCGACTGCGTTCGACGATCTCGCCGCTGGCGACGTCACAATCAATGGCGTAGATCTTGCTGCGATTTCCGGAGACACTACCGACGCAGAGCGTGCACAAAGCCTGCTGGCAGCGATCAATGACGTGTCCAACCAGACGGGCGTCATTGGCTACCTGAACACCGCAGGCACGGGCATTGACCTCGTCGGCACCGGTGACATCGACATCGCCCTTTCGGGTGCCGCCACGACCGCCAATACCGGTCTGACCGCGGCAACGACAAACGCGGCCGCTGTGACCGGTTTTGCCACGCTGGCACTAACCTCCCAGCAGGGGGCGGACACAGCCATCAAGGCAATGGATGCAGCCCTTAACGACGTCAATACCGGTCGCGCGGAACTCGGTGCCATCCAGAACCGTTTCACTTCGGTAATCGCCAACCTCAATACGGCTGTCGAGAACCTGAGCGCTTCGCGTAGCCGCATCCTCGATGCGGATTTCGCGGCAGAAACCGCTGCCCTCACGCGGGCGCAGATTCTGCAGCAGGCGGGAACGGCCATTCTGGCCCAGGCCAATGCAGTGCCGCAGAACGTGTTGACGCTCTTGCGTTAA
- a CDS encoding flagellar protein FlaG → MATPVELAGNARQLTVSDATRSAGEKPAQDARTGISAVERPADDRRSVAEAARKLQEELASRGHAVQFSIDKTSGHVVVSVRDTSTGELIRQIPSEEALRIAAHLTEMTDQSAALILDTTA, encoded by the coding sequence ATGGCTACACCAGTGGAGCTGGCCGGCAATGCCCGCCAGCTGACGGTCAGTGACGCTACCAGGAGTGCAGGCGAGAAGCCCGCGCAGGACGCCCGTACGGGCATTTCGGCCGTTGAGCGGCCAGCAGACGACCGACGCTCCGTCGCAGAGGCCGCGCGAAAGTTGCAGGAAGAGTTGGCGAGCCGCGGCCATGCCGTGCAATTCAGCATCGACAAGACCTCGGGCCATGTCGTTGTTAGCGTACGTGATACCAGTACCGGCGAGCTCATCCGGCAGATACCGAGTGAAGAAGCATTGCGCATCGCTGCGCACTTGACCGAAATGACCGATCAGTCGGCCGCGCTCATTCTCGATACGACGGCCTGA
- the fliD gene encoding flagellar filament capping protein FliD, with translation MIRSPGITSGLDVNAIVEQLVAAERAPVATRLDQQKADAEATISALGKLKGVLGALQSIAKKFDSIENFTPFTAVSGNENIFTAIAAPTVSAGSYAIEVTQIAAAQKLASGSFAGGAPAVVGTGNLQLSLGSKTFQVTIDQGNSTLQGIRDAINSATDNPGIAATIVNTTAGARLIFTSTVTGAANTISIVPSGGDGGLAALEHNPPGGQSLTEIQGAQDALLKVDGFDVQSSGNALDDVIDGVTINLTNADPGTTYALDIAADKKAVVDQIKNFATTLSAVFLTSAQLRSFDPDTKAAGPLLGDSMLRGLELQLRRTMTSELSTNPQALSSLSAIGITTNADGSIAVDDAKLQSAVDAGFDSVAALFAGENGIGAQMLTQLDAILGSDAPIDVRTKALQSKQRRLDAAYEQLDRRMQAVETTYRAQFTALDTLLAGLQSTSAFLTQQLASLPTTRN, from the coding sequence ATGATCCGCTCTCCGGGCATAACTTCGGGACTTGATGTCAACGCAATTGTGGAGCAGCTGGTTGCCGCCGAGCGTGCGCCTGTGGCAACGCGCCTCGATCAGCAAAAGGCGGATGCAGAGGCAACCATTTCTGCCCTGGGCAAGCTGAAAGGCGTTTTGGGCGCACTCCAGTCAATTGCCAAGAAATTCGACTCGATCGAAAACTTCACGCCCTTTACGGCTGTGAGCGGCAACGAGAACATATTTACCGCCATTGCCGCGCCGACGGTCAGCGCGGGCAGCTATGCAATCGAAGTCACGCAAATCGCGGCCGCACAGAAGCTCGCCAGTGGTTCATTTGCTGGCGGTGCCCCGGCCGTCGTAGGCACGGGAAACCTGCAATTGTCGCTGGGGAGTAAAACCTTTCAAGTGACTATTGACCAGGGCAACTCGACGCTGCAGGGCATACGCGACGCCATCAATTCCGCAACAGACAATCCGGGCATCGCCGCGACGATCGTGAACACTACGGCGGGCGCCCGTCTGATATTCACATCAACGGTTACCGGCGCGGCGAACACGATTTCAATAGTGCCATCGGGCGGCGACGGTGGCCTTGCCGCCCTCGAGCACAACCCGCCTGGTGGCCAGTCACTGACGGAAATCCAGGGTGCCCAGGACGCATTGCTCAAAGTCGATGGATTCGATGTACAAAGCAGCGGCAATGCACTGGACGACGTCATCGATGGCGTAACGATCAACCTGACCAACGCTGATCCGGGCACCACATATGCCCTTGACATCGCAGCCGACAAAAAAGCCGTCGTCGATCAAATAAAGAACTTCGCGACGACGCTTAGCGCGGTGTTTCTGACCAGCGCGCAGCTACGAAGTTTCGACCCTGACACCAAGGCTGCGGGGCCGTTACTCGGCGACTCCATGCTTCGTGGCCTGGAATTGCAGTTGCGCCGCACAATGACCAGCGAGCTGTCGACGAACCCGCAGGCTTTGAGCTCGTTGTCGGCAATCGGCATAACAACGAACGCTGACGGTAGTATTGCGGTCGACGACGCCAAATTGCAGTCCGCAGTCGACGCCGGCTTTGACTCCGTAGCCGCCTTGTTCGCCGGCGAAAACGGTATCGGCGCTCAAATGTTGACGCAACTCGATGCCATCCTGGGAAGTGACGCGCCAATCGACGTACGGACCAAGGCGCTCCAGAGCAAACAAAGGCGGCTCGATGCGGCTTACGAGCAATTGGACAGGCGGATGCAGGCGGTCGAGACGACGTATCGCGCGCAATTTACCGCATTGGATACGCTGTTGGCAGGTCTGCAGTCGACGTCGGCCTTTCTGACCCAGCAACTCGCGTCATTGCCGACGACCAGGAACTAG
- the fliS gene encoding flagellar export chaperone FliS: MLPHSKSSRVEFYQSVAAHGGVAAADPQQLILMLLDGALERIAAARGAIERGQVADKARLVHRVIAILDELKASLNHDAGGALSQNLDQLYGYVQRQLLRGSAENRQELLAESIALLQEIRAAWIALPRDSAPVQNTAR, translated from the coding sequence ATGTTGCCTCACTCGAAATCCTCGCGCGTGGAGTTCTACCAGTCGGTCGCAGCGCATGGTGGCGTTGCCGCGGCGGATCCGCAGCAGCTGATATTGATGTTACTCGATGGCGCCCTGGAGCGCATCGCAGCGGCTCGTGGGGCGATAGAGCGCGGTCAGGTTGCCGACAAGGCCCGCCTGGTGCACCGCGTAATTGCGATTCTTGACGAGCTCAAGGCGTCCTTGAATCACGATGCGGGTGGCGCGCTGTCGCAAAATCTCGACCAGTTATACGGCTACGTACAGCGCCAACTGTTACGGGGCAGCGCCGAGAACCGGCAGGAACTCCTCGCCGAATCGATTGCCCTGCTACAGGAGATCCGGGCGGCCTGGATCGCGTTGCCCCGTGACTCGGCCCCAGTGCAAAACACCGCTCGCTGA
- a CDS encoding PilZ domain-containing protein: MFDGADTVVLCDELAYTDIVPARARVLAGAPARSEMLALAERNVRLLQVSSTIDEHGQMEKSEETSKVAGDLLRIETKLNLALDLLGQLLAAYAPRPAAVPVRFNTVAACWSQPDLQTRVGDVAQLDIFLRECLIQPLSLVGTVDSVDSSGEISMQLQGNPEAVNDLIEKIVFRNHRRLVAGSRNTRRNP; this comes from the coding sequence ATGTTTGACGGCGCAGACACCGTTGTCCTTTGCGACGAGTTGGCTTACACGGACATCGTACCGGCACGCGCCCGGGTATTGGCCGGAGCACCAGCACGAAGTGAAATGCTCGCCCTCGCCGAACGAAACGTTCGCCTGTTGCAGGTCTCATCGACCATCGACGAGCACGGGCAGATGGAAAAATCCGAAGAAACCTCCAAGGTTGCCGGTGACCTGCTGCGTATCGAGACGAAACTGAACCTGGCGCTGGACCTGCTGGGACAGCTCCTTGCCGCTTACGCTCCAAGACCGGCGGCTGTGCCCGTACGCTTCAATACCGTGGCGGCATGCTGGAGCCAGCCGGATCTGCAGACCAGAGTCGGCGATGTGGCCCAGCTCGACATTTTTCTAAGGGAATGCCTTATACAGCCCCTGTCACTTGTGGGTACCGTTGACTCAGTCGATTCGAGTGGTGAGATCAGCATGCAACTTCAGGGAAATCCCGAAGCGGTAAATGACCTTATCGAAAAGATCGTGTTTCGGAATCATCGTCGACTCGTTGCCGGCTCAAGAAACACACGGCGAAACCCTTGA
- a CDS encoding sigma-54 dependent transcriptional regulator, whose product MKQAERLSTLTPVMASAPSQRLFEMARRVAATDCTVLITGESGTGKEIVARYIHENSSRRTGPFVAINCAAIPENMLEALLFGYEKGAFTGASASHQGKFEQAQSGTLLLDEVSEMPLGLQAKLLRVLQEREVERLGAATSFCLDVRVLATSNRNLQEEVRAGHFREDLFYRLNVFPLKVVPLRERREDILPLAMRLLHRSCADIGRVPAIEPDAALELLRAQWRGNVRELDNVLQRAAILADGANIQQHHIRLDANEPAGSASFSGAASLNTSLRETENNLILATLRSANGDRRRVAEQLGISPRTLRYKIARLRTEGLEVPLA is encoded by the coding sequence ATGAAACAAGCTGAACGTCTCTCGACACTGACCCCGGTCATGGCGTCGGCGCCTTCGCAGCGTCTCTTTGAGATGGCCCGACGCGTCGCGGCCACGGACTGCACTGTGCTGATCACCGGTGAGTCTGGAACCGGAAAAGAGATCGTTGCGAGATACATTCACGAGAATTCATCGCGACGTACCGGACCTTTCGTGGCGATCAACTGTGCAGCAATTCCGGAAAACATGCTGGAGGCGCTCTTGTTCGGCTACGAAAAAGGCGCGTTTACCGGTGCGTCCGCAAGTCATCAGGGGAAATTCGAGCAGGCCCAAAGCGGTACCTTATTGCTCGACGAAGTAAGTGAAATGCCCTTGGGTCTGCAGGCCAAACTGTTGCGTGTGCTGCAGGAGCGCGAAGTCGAGCGACTGGGCGCCGCGACCTCATTCTGCCTCGATGTTCGCGTGCTGGCGACAAGCAACCGGAATCTGCAGGAAGAAGTGCGCGCAGGACACTTTCGCGAAGATCTGTTTTATCGCCTGAATGTTTTTCCGCTCAAAGTCGTCCCGTTGCGGGAGCGGCGCGAAGACATTCTGCCACTTGCAATGCGCCTTTTGCATCGTAGTTGCGCCGATATCGGTCGTGTTCCGGCCATCGAGCCCGACGCTGCCCTTGAGCTGTTGCGAGCGCAATGGCGGGGCAACGTGCGTGAGCTGGACAACGTACTGCAACGCGCTGCGATATTGGCGGACGGCGCGAATATCCAGCAACACCACATAAGACTGGATGCAAACGAGCCAGCCGGTTCTGCAAGCTTCAGTGGCGCAGCATCATTGAATACATCGCTGCGCGAAACAGAAAACAACCTCATCCTGGCCACGTTACGCTCCGCCAATGGAGATCGACGGCGGGTAGCGGAGCAGCTCGGCATCAGTCCGAGAACCCTGCGCTACAAGATCGCCCGACTGCGAACGGAAGGCCTTGAAGTGCCACTGGCATGA
- the fliE gene encoding flagellar hook-basal body complex protein FliE, producing the protein MSSVEIDRVLSSIRALQSTIGANGPAAPAVRPHAAPQGSAANEFGALLRQGIDAVNRAQDSAGKLATAFEKGVPGVDLPAVMVEMQKASISFRAVAEVRNRFINAYQEIMNMPL; encoded by the coding sequence ATGAGCAGCGTCGAAATCGACAGGGTCCTATCCAGCATACGTGCGCTGCAATCCACGATTGGCGCAAATGGGCCTGCTGCGCCAGCCGTACGCCCACATGCCGCCCCTCAAGGAAGTGCAGCAAACGAATTTGGTGCGTTGCTTCGACAGGGCATCGACGCGGTTAATCGCGCCCAGGACTCAGCCGGCAAGTTGGCCACTGCATTTGAGAAGGGCGTCCCGGGAGTCGACCTGCCAGCGGTCATGGTGGAAATGCAAAAGGCGTCCATCTCATTCCGTGCAGTCGCGGAGGTGCGCAACAGATTCATCAACGCCTATCAAGAAATCATGAACATGCCGCTGTAG
- the fliF gene encoding flagellar basal-body MS-ring/collar protein FliF, with protein sequence MPETMPNPYTPYRVLVTLKPLLLLFGIAAAAAAGVGIVLWLRGPSYSLLYTDLADSDLATVTQSLEASGIRYRLEPGSKGISVPAAQLDEARLKLAARGTIASGNAVAAMAGDTGFGSSQLLDNARYQSALETELGRTIASLQAISAARVHLAIPASTSFVRGRQSPRASVVVQVRPGRGLSSDQVLAIVNLVASSIPDLSPESVSVIDQSGRLLSVPDSKDEFALRDQQFEFARRMEEQYAKRIEDLLAPIVGAGRVRAQVVAQLDMTSTEEAREQYGPQSQVVRSEQLSEQSSNTGADAGGVPGSLTNQPPESGVALPPGSEAATTATSPGANGSQSRESTRNYEIDRTLAYTRNPAGKLRRLSVAVLVDNIRKADSEGKITEETLPPEELDRLTALVRDAVGFDAQRGDSVSVINAPFSGEPLPALDDAIEALPIWKQPWILEIAKLVLGVVLALVLMFAVIRPMLRAVFAPPPALATAGSGGATNAELVGASATGGAMASQPTPALAYDQQVAEAKTAVGQDPKRVAQVVKTWVNENE encoded by the coding sequence ATGCCAGAAACCATGCCGAATCCATACACACCCTATCGCGTGCTCGTAACTCTCAAGCCGCTCTTGCTGCTTTTTGGTATTGCGGCCGCAGCGGCCGCTGGCGTCGGCATTGTGCTGTGGCTGAGGGGACCGTCGTACAGTCTGCTCTACACAGATCTGGCGGACAGCGATCTTGCGACCGTCACGCAAAGCCTGGAGGCATCAGGCATACGTTACCGACTCGAGCCTGGCAGCAAGGGCATTTCCGTGCCCGCAGCTCAACTTGATGAGGCGCGGCTCAAACTTGCAGCGCGCGGTACGATAGCAAGCGGCAATGCAGTGGCCGCAATGGCTGGAGATACCGGATTTGGCAGCAGCCAGCTGCTCGACAACGCGAGATATCAGTCGGCGCTTGAGACGGAGCTCGGCAGAACGATAGCCAGTCTGCAGGCCATCTCGGCTGCCCGGGTGCATCTTGCCATTCCCGCCAGCACAAGCTTCGTCCGGGGGCGCCAGTCACCGCGTGCTTCGGTCGTCGTACAGGTACGTCCAGGCCGCGGACTGAGCTCGGATCAGGTGTTGGCCATCGTGAATCTGGTTGCATCCAGCATCCCCGATCTGAGTCCCGAATCGGTCTCGGTGATCGACCAAAGCGGTCGGCTGCTGTCGGTACCGGATTCGAAAGACGAATTCGCCCTGCGCGATCAGCAATTCGAGTTCGCCCGCCGCATGGAAGAGCAATATGCCAAGCGAATCGAGGACTTGCTGGCGCCAATTGTGGGAGCCGGTCGGGTACGCGCGCAGGTCGTTGCCCAGCTTGACATGACCAGCACGGAGGAGGCCCGCGAGCAATATGGTCCGCAAAGCCAGGTGGTTCGTAGCGAGCAACTCTCCGAGCAGTCCTCGAACACGGGCGCGGATGCCGGAGGAGTGCCAGGATCGCTGACAAACCAGCCACCCGAAAGCGGCGTAGCCCTGCCGCCCGGATCTGAAGCAGCGACGACAGCCACCAGTCCCGGCGCGAACGGTTCCCAGTCACGCGAGTCGACAAGAAACTACGAAATAGATCGAACACTCGCCTATACACGCAATCCGGCAGGGAAACTGCGGCGCCTCAGCGTCGCCGTCCTCGTCGATAACATTCGCAAAGCGGATTCCGAAGGAAAGATCACCGAGGAGACACTGCCGCCCGAGGAGCTGGATCGGCTCACTGCTTTGGTACGAGATGCAGTCGGGTTCGACGCTCAACGAGGCGACAGCGTAAGCGTGATCAATGCACCTTTCAGTGGCGAACCGCTGCCCGCACTCGATGACGCCATAGAAGCACTGCCGATCTGGAAGCAACCATGGATTCTGGAAATCGCCAAGCTTGTGCTCGGTGTTGTGCTCGCTCTGGTGCTGATGTTTGCCGTGATCCGGCCGATGCTGCGCGCCGTGTTTGCGCCACCTCCAGCGCTGGCCACAGCCGGCTCGGGTGGCGCAACCAACGCTGAATTGGTAGGCGCCAGCGCAACTGGTGGCGCCATGGCGAGCCAGCCAACCCCGGCATTGGCCTACGATCAACAGGTCGCTGAAGCGAAAACAGCGGTGGGGCAGGACCCAAAACGCGTTGCCCAGGTAGTCAAGACATGGGTGAACGAGAATGAATAG
- a CDS encoding flagellar assembly protein FliH: MREQQLFEEGFEAGKSAGRAEVVSITQDLVSQREQLNKLLAMIADPLQMLEAQIGKNLVRIALLLGSHLARRELTAEPLQLISVIRDCVGRLSGAGDVVTIKMHPQDASAVRGALREAESGAAWRIVEDPLSSRGGCVVTSGFSTIDARLESRINDAIASILGDDRSDLRDGAPDR, from the coding sequence ATGCGTGAGCAACAGCTGTTCGAAGAGGGCTTTGAGGCGGGAAAGTCGGCTGGTCGGGCCGAAGTTGTCAGCATAACCCAGGACCTGGTATCGCAACGCGAACAATTGAACAAGCTCCTTGCGATGATCGCTGACCCGTTGCAAATGCTGGAGGCCCAGATTGGCAAGAACCTGGTGCGCATCGCTTTGCTGCTCGGCAGCCATTTGGCCCGCCGCGAGCTGACCGCGGAACCGCTGCAACTGATCTCCGTGATTCGAGACTGCGTGGGACGATTGTCTGGCGCCGGCGATGTCGTGACTATCAAGATGCACCCACAGGATGCCAGCGCCGTTCGCGGCGCTTTGCGCGAGGCCGAGTCGGGTGCCGCTTGGCGTATTGTCGAGGACCCGCTCAGCAGTCGCGGAGGCTGTGTTGTCACTAGTGGATTTTCCACTATCGACGCACGCCTGGAGAGCCGCATCAATGACGCGATCGCAAGCATATTGGGCGATGACAGATCCGATCTGCGCGACGGAGCACCGGATCGATGA